From a region of the Rhizophagus irregularis chromosome 3, complete sequence genome:
- a CDS encoding uncharacterized protein (SECRETED:cutsite_VTS-QN; SECRETED:prob_0.5545); SECRETED:SignalP(1-24), which produces MFNLAKMLTIFIYLTSICCFFVTSQNVLSRDILPQNVSSLNTPPQDTSPQDIWYIYEEPIEGLKLYDTRTLKDGTLMIWMAFYDEEDPSCMLSPYFYLRLIERTGRITYINLNYTFTPEVICPINMTFIPLSYNYIMIIYVKSDNGVKGKYGLIINYDSEIISEIYLGNVNDYIIESGRLEKGFIRIEENDKKGIVAWNWLSTLTTGKVVELGSGEFSVPNLLSYTFVNSFNFDLIDGGIGYAYILKYDEMGSSVTNDPNIQYWKIYVSFLREGTYSPTTPSLVYQTTTKLNSLAFKSCFYNIAGYICIVSLNNTIINKDQSRTEVNYYQLEFLTTGSFVQFGMVPKEISNAEDFDLSSLVYGGFLVRKQYTNTTALNFYILDNNGNYKSKVSFGPEFFHYNMFRRNGTLVGIKKQTGNKLEILLKPLLRLNNQGAEYDNPAIESTKPAINEVIDPLINEITIKYGIPVRLSTANVSIFQLNDDPYKPSLLRQTIAGDSKLCTIGSDNHTVHIPIFGSTFNQPNSSYHVVVDNNFVISQERNEPLLGINEKTWIISTKPFKTGQHSVSVTGLLRLNEEGSSKFLQTNHQLEFFNNVIQEFSKIIPVDEQRITTNGKWQNDPTFPKKVLLSFTINEAKSAMEPSSKTIFDNLGTLIERKRFTALSNYEYSSLIDESASFTITSYFGKFLPLIIIFLVSMIILIILYFLARWKNPEARNIAIFETALIMQDFAVDLTFALLRVHNTPHLIIPNMVFLVVPHVVSLLLAINILLSEVATNPTFHTWFSELPTLLSICTIFSAIDILAINTLTSNLFGLKIFSAPLSQRSRDIILWGSFINIFAEDIPQLIIQILYFNSVVTYDFIPSLVIISGGLVIMNKLILRSYQALIRWCHRRDEIRNFIRDRRLSAGSIRSLRSNI; this is translated from the exons atgttcAATTTGGCAAAGATGTTGACcatctttatatatttaacctCTATCTGTTGCTTTTTTGTCACATCTCAAAATGTATTATCTCGAGATATATTACCTCAAAATGTATCATCTCTAAATACACCACCCCAAGACACATCACCTCAGGATATATGGTACATTTATGAAGAACCGATAGAAGGTCTAAAACTATATGACACTCGCACACTTAAAGATGGTACTTTAATGATTTGGATGGCCTTTTATGATGAAGAAGATCCATCATGCATGTTATCACCTTATTTTTATCTACGATTGATAGAAAGAACAGGACGAATTACATACATAAATCTTAATTACACCTTTACCCCAGAAGTAATTTGCCCCATTAATATGACTTTTATACCCttaagttataattatataatgataatttatgtTAAATCAGACAATGGTGTTAAGGGAAAGTATGGATTGATAATTAACTATGACAGTGAGATTATAAG tgaaatcTACTTAGGGAATGTTAATGACTATATTATAGAAAGTGGAAGATTAGAAAAAGGTTTTATTCGTATTGAGGAAAATGACAAAAAAGGAATAGTAGCATGGAATTGGCTTAGTACCCT AACAACAGGAAAAGTGGTGGAACTTGGAAGTGGCGAGTTTAGTGTACCAAACCTATTATCATATACttttgtaaatagttttaattttgatttaattgatgGAGGGATTGGATATGcatatattctaaaatatgatgaaatggGATCATCAGTAACAAATGATCCAAATATTCAATACTGGAAAATTTATGTTTCATTTTTAAGAGAGGGAACATATTCACCTACAACACCTTCTCTTGTCTACCAAACTActacaaaattaaatagtttagcatttaaatcatgtttttataatattgcaGGATATATATGTATTGTATCATTAAACaatacaattataaataaggATCAATCAAGAACTGAAGTGAATTATTATCAGTTAGAATTTTTAACAACTGGGTCCTTTGTACAATTTGGTATGGTCCCTAAAGAAATAAGTAATGCAGAAGATTTTGATTTGTCAAGTTTAGTTTATGGAGGATTTCTTGTGAGAAAACAATATACAAATACAACTGCATtgaacttttatattttagataataatggaaattataaatcaaaggTCTCTTTTGGCCCAgagttttttcattataatatgttCAGAAGAAATGGTACTTTAGTGGGAATAAAGAAACAAACTGGTAAtaaattggaaattttattgaaaccTTTACTAAGACTAAATAATCaag gAGCTGAATATGATAATCCTGCAATTGAGTCAACAAAGCCAGCTATCAATGAAGTTATTGATCCTTTAATCAatgaaattacaattaaatatgGCATTCCAGTAAGGTTATCTACTGCAAATGTTTCCATATTTCAACTAAATGATGACCCATACAAACCAAGTTTATTACGGCAAACAATTGCAGGAGATTCTAAACTATGTACTATTGGAAGCGATAACCACACTGTGCATATTCCAATTTTCGGTAGTACATTTAATCAGCCAAACTCGTCATATCATGTGGtagttgataataattttgtcattTCTCAAGAGAGAAATGAACCTTTATTaggaattaatgaaaaaacttgGATAATTTCAACAa aaccATTTAAGACCGGTCAACATTCAGTTTCAGTCACAGGGTTACTTCGATTGAATGAAGAAGGGAgttcaaaatttcttcaaacaAATCATCAGTTGGAGTTTTTCAATAATGTAATTCAAgaattttccaaaataattCCGGTAGATGAACAAAGGATAACTACAAATGGTAAATGGCAAAATGACCCCACTTTCCCCAAAAAAGTGTTGTTGTCATTTACTATTAATGAAGCTAAAAGTGCCATGGAACCAAGTTCCAAAACAATCTTTGATAATTTGGGCACTTTGattgaaagaaaaaggttTACTGCACTTTCTAATTATGAATATTCTTCATTAATCGATGAAAGTGCATCCTTTACAATAACCA gttattttggaaaatttttgccactaattataatatttttagtaagtatgataatattaataatattatattttttggcACGTTGGAAGAACCCTGAAGCTAGAAACATTGCCATATTTGAGACTGCATTAATAATGCAGGATTTTGCTGTGGATTTAACATTTGCATTATTAAGGGTTCATAATACTCCACACCTAATAATCCCAAA tatggTATTCCTTGTTGTACCGCATGTAGTCAGTTTATTATTGgctataaatattcttttgtcTGAAGTAGCTACGAATCCAACATTCCATACTTGGTTTTCGGAGCTTCCAACACTATTATCaatttgtacaatattttcaGCCATTGATATACTAGCAATAAATACTTTGACATCAAATTTATTTGGtctcaaaatattttcagcCCCATTATCACAAAGATCAAGAGATATTATACTTTGGGGTagtttcataaatatttttgctgAAGATATACCACAGTTGATTATACAGATATTATACTTTAATAGTGTTGTGACATACGATTTTATTCCATCACTTGTAATTATATCTGGTGGATTAGTTATAATgaataaactaattttaagATCGTATCAGGCATTAATAAGATGGTGTCATCGGCGTGATGAAATTAGAAACTTTATTAGAGATAGACGTTTATCAGCTGGTTCTATAAGATCATTAAGGTCAAATATTTAG